The following is a genomic window from Geoalkalibacter halelectricus.
CATGCTGCCTTACCCAACGGATTATAATCCGTACACCTCCTATCATCTGTCAGAGACGATGCAGTTGTTGTTGTTCACCATGCTCGGGTTTTTCCTGTTGCTGAAGAAACTCGAACCCAAGGCCGCCATCGCCGTGGATACGGATTGGTTCTACCGGCGCGGCGGGCAGTTTTTCTACCGCGCCGCCGACAAGGGCCTCAACGGGCTCAACCAGACCGGCGACAAGCTCGCCATGCGGCGTCTGCCGTCGAGTCTGACGCGTTTCTTCGCCAAGCCCGGCGCACATCTGCAATGGCTTTTGTTGCGACCCTTCGTGCGCGGCGGGGAGGGCGAGATCGCGCAGGTACGCGAGTCCATCGATCGGCGCAGCCGCCACGGCAGTTATCCCGTGGGCACCAGCGTGCTGTTGTCCGTATTGTTTCTGTCGCTGATGTCGCTGCTGTTTTTTCTCTTTTAGCCCGGATTATTCATGAGGCTTTGTCGCGAAACCGGCCAGTGTACGTCAGATCAAGCCAAGCGCAGAGAGTTGCCCTACAGGCGTACTTGCAGTACGTCGAAGCGCAAGGAGCGAGCACGGCTTGAGATGGCGCGCAATGGACGGTTGCAGCAAAAGTCATCATGAATAAACCGGGTTGGGATATTCGCGGCTGCTGAGGTCGCCTCTTCGTTCAAGGGAGCTCGCTCATGCTCAAGATCCTTCTGGCTCTGGATCTCTCGCCCCATTCCCTGCGCGCCGCCGAATATGTGGCGCGCGTCGCCCCGCATCTGGACGGCTGCCAAGTGACCGCTCTGGTGGTCAGTTCGGGCATTCCCTACAGCGCTCAGCAGGTGCCCCCGCCACAGGCTGAAGAGACGGAGCCGGAACTGCACGGCGACGAAGATCATCTGCAGGAGATGCGGGAAGTGCGCAGCCTGCTCGATGAGGTCAGGAGCCTGCTGCTCAAGAGCGGGTTGCCCGAGGAGCGCCTGCAAACGCGCATCAAGCCCCTGGGGCGCGGCATCGCCCTGGATATTCTCGATGAGGCGCGCAACCACGACTGCGACACCATCGTCGTCGGGCGCCGCGGCCTCTCCAAGGTCAAATCCCTGCTGCTGGGCAGCATTTCGTCGACCATCGTGCAGAATGCCGAGGGTCTGACCGTGTGGGTGGTGGAATAAACCCCGCCCCGGCCCCCAGGGGTGGTCGCGCCCGGTGAGTTCGCTCTACATTCACGTTCCCTTCTGTCGCCGCAAGTGTCCCTACTGCGACTTTTTCTCCGTCGCGGCCACCCCGGCACACCTTGAGGCCTACGCCGACCTGCTGGCGGCGCAGCTGCGCTGGGTGCCACGCGAGGGGTTTTTTCACGGCCCGCTCGCAACGGTTTTCTTCGGCGGCGGAACCCCATCCCTGCTCTCCGCTCAAGCGGTCGGCGCGGTCCTCGCGGCCGCCGCTCAATACCTGGGCATTGCCGCGCAGGCCGAAATCAGCCTGGAAGCCAACCCCGGCACCCTCGATCCCCGCACCCTTTCCGGTTATCGCGCCGCCGGCGTCAACCGCCTCTCCCTCGGTGTGCAGTCCCTGGATGCAGAATCGCTCCAGCGTTTGGGGCGGCTTCATGGCCCCGCGGAAGCGCGCCGGGCGGTGGCTGAGGCGCGCGCGGCGGGTTTTGATTCTCTCTCCCTGGATCTGATGTTTGCCCTCCCCGGGCAGAGTCTTGAGGGTCTGGAGCGCGACATCGATGCCTTTCTCGCCCTTGAGCCCGACCATCTTTCCTGCTACGGCCTCAGCATCGAGGAGCACACCTCCTTTCACCAGGCCTGCGCGCGCGGCGAACTGCTCCTCCCCGATGAGGACACTTATGCGGCGGCCTTCAACCTGGTGCATGCGCGCCTCACGGTTGCGGGATTCGAGCACTACGAAATCTCCAACTATGCGCGTCCGGGCCACTTCTGTCGCCATAATCAGGTCTACTGGCAGCGCCGGCCCTACCTGGGCATTGGTGCCGGCGCCCACTCCTTTCGCGATCGCGGTTGGGGCGAGCGCTGGGCGGTTGAAGGCGACCTTGAGGAGTTTC
Proteins encoded in this region:
- the hemW gene encoding radical SAM family heme chaperone HemW; translated protein: MSSLYIHVPFCRRKCPYCDFFSVAATPAHLEAYADLLAAQLRWVPREGFFHGPLATVFFGGGTPSLLSAQAVGAVLAAAAQYLGIAAQAEISLEANPGTLDPRTLSGYRAAGVNRLSLGVQSLDAESLQRLGRLHGPAEARRAVAEARAAGFDSLSLDLMFALPGQSLEGLERDIDAFLALEPDHLSCYGLSIEEHTSFHQACARGELLLPDEDTYAAAFNLVHARLTVAGFEHYEISNYARPGHFCRHNQVYWQRRPYLGIGAGAHSFRDRGWGERWAVEGDLEEFRRRLEAGRNPSDLLETFERQGAMAETLYLGLRTRAGVEIAEFQRRFGCTPAQAFPQALRRIASHLRPEPGRLCLGVDGWLLYDHLIEAFF
- a CDS encoding universal stress protein, translating into MLKILLALDLSPHSLRAAEYVARVAPHLDGCQVTALVVSSGIPYSAQQVPPPQAEETEPELHGDEDHLQEMREVRSLLDEVRSLLLKSGLPEERLQTRIKPLGRGIALDILDEARNHDCDTIVVGRRGLSKVKSLLLGSISSTIVQNAEGLTVWVVE